The proteins below come from a single Synechococcus sp. WH 8101 genomic window:
- a CDS encoding YlxR family protein, protein MKTPRPVLRRCVACRQLLDRRQLWRVIRDHQDGVLLDVGMGRSAYLCPKETCLEEARRRKRLQKALRCQVPDSVVEVLQERLSLHQGTAAEAR, encoded by the coding sequence TCCTGCGTCGCTGCGTAGCCTGTCGTCAATTGCTGGATCGCCGCCAGCTCTGGCGCGTGATCCGCGACCACCAGGATGGGGTTCTCCTCGATGTCGGGATGGGTCGATCGGCCTATCTCTGTCCCAAGGAGACCTGTCTGGAGGAGGCGCGCCGACGCAAACGTTTGCAGAAGGCCCTGCGTTGCCAGGTGCCCGACAGCGTTGTTGAGGTGCTGCAGGAGCGGCTCTCCCTTCATCAGGGCACAGCCGCTGAGGCAAGATGA
- the infB gene encoding translation initiation factor IF-2 codes for MTSSGKVRIYELSKDLGLDNKDVLDAAEKLSIAAKSHSSSISDGEATKIRNLLKQGGQAAAAAPSKPAAGKAILSVRKAEAPSSRPTRPVEPAASSQPAAPQKPAPQKPTPQKPVAQQPLPEKPAAQKPAAQKPTPQQPVQKPVVRQPQTKPAAPAPSRPAAASPRPQPPAPRPAAPSPRPVQAKGGGAGRPSAPAPVKRTAPAPQRPAKPELVGRPQSNKPAAGAPARPQGQRPGVSPRPVAPSAQNQRPAMPQRPGAPQRPGAPQRPGAPQRPTSPRGGARPNTGRPGQPRSGGGLELVGKPIRRDGPGGSGGSGRDSNAGGRPSAPLRPGSPGGMRKPVAPGELMQLQKPSGRPGAPPPRRPDGTAVAPRGQGGEAGKAVPPVNRPNAPSPAAPPRRPGYRPGPGAGGQRRPGRPDWDDSAKLEALRSRSPQKQRQKVHIIGENDDALTAETGGYAGEQQAMVLSASLARPAKPRSQQKATPKPVAAMRKRRKETTRQRQRRRAMELRAAREAKQVRPEMLIVPEDNLTVQELADMLSVESSEIIKSLFFKGIIATVTQTLDMPTIETVAEEFGVPVLQDDVEEAAKKTVEMIEEEDLAHLIRRPPVVTVMGHVDHGKTSLLDAIRKARVAAGEAGGITQHIGAYQVEIEHSGEPRRITFLDTPGHEAFTAMRARGTKVTDVAVLVVAADDGVRPQTLEAISHARAAEVPIVVAINKIDKEGASPDRVKQELSEQNLLAEEWGGDVVMVPVSAIKGENIDKLLEMILLVTEVEDLQANPDRLAKGTVIEAHLDKAKGPVATLLIQNGTLRTGDVVAAGPVLGKVRAMVDDAGARLKAAGPSCAVEALGFSEVPTAGDEFEVYPDEKSARAVVGDRASDARATRLAQQMASRRVSLAAMSGQASEGELKELNLILKADVQGSVEAILGSLEQLPKDEVQVRVLLSAPGEITETDVDLAAASGAVIVGFNTSMASGAKRAADATGVDVRDYDVIYKLLEDIQMAMEGLLEPEMVEESLGEAEVRAVFTIGKSAVAGCYVTNGKLQRNCKVRVHRGKEIVFAGDLDSLRRNKDDVKEVATGFECGVGCDRFANWQEGDRIEGFKMVTQRRKLST; via the coding sequence ATGACCAGCAGCGGCAAAGTCAGAATTTATGAGCTGTCCAAGGACCTTGGCCTGGACAACAAGGACGTGCTTGATGCCGCTGAAAAGCTGTCCATTGCGGCCAAGAGCCACAGCAGCTCCATCAGCGACGGGGAGGCCACAAAGATCCGCAACCTGTTGAAGCAGGGAGGCCAGGCCGCTGCGGCTGCTCCGAGCAAACCCGCTGCCGGCAAAGCCATCCTCTCCGTGCGCAAGGCGGAGGCACCCTCTTCCCGGCCGACCCGACCGGTCGAACCAGCCGCATCGAGCCAACCGGCGGCACCGCAGAAGCCTGCACCGCAAAAACCCACTCCCCAGAAGCCTGTCGCCCAGCAACCGCTGCCCGAAAAGCCTGCAGCTCAAAAGCCTGCGGCCCAGAAGCCCACACCGCAGCAGCCTGTCCAGAAACCTGTGGTCCGCCAGCCCCAAACCAAACCGGCAGCTCCTGCGCCGTCCCGTCCGGCTGCTGCCAGTCCGAGGCCCCAGCCCCCCGCCCCACGTCCGGCTGCGCCCAGCCCAAGGCCGGTGCAGGCCAAAGGTGGCGGCGCCGGTCGACCGAGTGCGCCAGCACCGGTGAAACGCACCGCCCCGGCACCCCAGCGTCCTGCCAAACCCGAGTTGGTGGGTCGTCCCCAATCCAACAAGCCAGCGGCGGGCGCCCCGGCTCGCCCCCAGGGGCAGCGCCCGGGTGTCAGCCCCAGGCCCGTGGCCCCTTCAGCCCAGAACCAGCGCCCAGCGATGCCCCAGAGGCCAGGAGCGCCGCAACGACCGGGTGCTCCGCAACGGCCAGGGGCGCCGCAGCGGCCGACGTCCCCTCGCGGTGGCGCCCGCCCCAATACCGGGCGACCGGGCCAACCCCGTTCCGGTGGTGGTTTGGAGCTGGTGGGCAAACCGATCCGCAGGGATGGCCCTGGCGGCAGCGGTGGTAGCGGCAGAGACAGCAATGCCGGTGGACGGCCCTCGGCACCGCTGAGGCCCGGCTCCCCCGGTGGCATGCGGAAGCCCGTGGCTCCGGGCGAGCTCATGCAGCTGCAGAAACCGTCCGGTCGCCCTGGGGCACCACCACCGCGCCGTCCGGACGGCACCGCGGTCGCCCCCCGTGGCCAGGGAGGCGAAGCAGGCAAGGCCGTGCCCCCGGTGAACCGGCCGAACGCCCCCTCACCGGCCGCTCCCCCCCGTCGCCCTGGCTACCGCCCCGGCCCTGGAGCCGGCGGTCAACGTCGCCCCGGACGGCCCGATTGGGATGACAGCGCCAAGTTGGAAGCGCTGCGCAGTCGCTCACCCCAGAAACAGCGCCAGAAGGTGCACATCATTGGGGAAAACGATGATGCACTTACCGCTGAAACCGGTGGTTACGCCGGCGAACAGCAGGCCATGGTGCTGTCGGCGAGCCTGGCGCGCCCTGCCAAACCACGCTCCCAGCAAAAGGCCACACCCAAACCGGTGGCCGCCATGCGCAAGCGTCGCAAGGAAACCACCCGCCAGCGGCAACGGCGTCGGGCCATGGAACTGCGCGCCGCCCGCGAAGCCAAACAGGTGCGGCCGGAGATGCTGATTGTTCCGGAGGACAACCTCACGGTGCAGGAACTGGCCGACATGCTCAGTGTCGAGAGTTCCGAAATCATCAAATCTCTCTTTTTCAAAGGCATCATCGCCACGGTCACCCAGACCCTCGACATGCCAACGATCGAGACGGTGGCGGAGGAATTCGGCGTACCTGTGCTCCAGGACGACGTCGAAGAAGCGGCCAAGAAGACTGTGGAGATGATCGAAGAGGAGGATCTGGCCCATCTGATCCGCAGGCCTCCCGTGGTCACGGTCATGGGACACGTCGACCACGGCAAGACCAGCCTCCTCGACGCGATCCGCAAAGCACGGGTGGCGGCCGGCGAGGCCGGCGGCATCACCCAGCACATCGGTGCTTACCAGGTGGAAATCGAGCACAGCGGCGAACCACGTCGCATCACCTTCCTCGACACCCCGGGCCACGAAGCCTTCACCGCCATGCGTGCCCGCGGCACCAAGGTGACCGACGTGGCAGTGCTGGTGGTGGCGGCCGATGACGGCGTCCGCCCCCAGACCCTGGAAGCGATCAGCCATGCCCGGGCCGCTGAGGTGCCGATCGTGGTGGCGATCAACAAGATCGATAAGGAAGGAGCTTCTCCCGACCGGGTCAAACAGGAGCTCTCGGAACAGAACCTGCTCGCCGAGGAATGGGGTGGCGATGTGGTGATGGTGCCCGTCAGTGCGATCAAGGGCGAGAACATCGACAAACTGCTGGAAATGATCCTGCTGGTCACCGAAGTCGAAGACCTACAGGCCAATCCGGATCGACTGGCGAAGGGCACCGTGATCGAAGCCCACCTCGACAAGGCCAAGGGCCCTGTCGCCACATTGCTGATTCAGAACGGCACCCTGCGCACCGGCGACGTGGTGGCGGCGGGTCCTGTGCTCGGCAAGGTGCGCGCCATGGTTGATGATGCCGGTGCCCGTCTCAAGGCAGCCGGACCCTCCTGCGCGGTCGAAGCGCTCGGTTTCAGCGAAGTGCCTACGGCCGGCGATGAATTCGAGGTCTATCCCGACGAGAAATCCGCGAGGGCCGTGGTGGGTGATCGGGCTTCCGATGCCCGCGCCACCCGTCTGGCCCAACAGATGGCCTCGCGCCGTGTGTCGTTGGCCGCCATGTCCGGGCAAGCCAGCGAAGGAGAGCTCAAGGAACTCAACCTCATCCTCAAAGCGGATGTTCAGGGCAGCGTCGAGGCGATCCTCGGCTCCCTCGAGCAATTGCCCAAGGACGAGGTTCAGGTCCGGGTGCTGCTCTCGGCACCGGGCGAGATCACCGAGACCGATGTGGATCTGGCCGCCGCCTCCGGTGCCGTGATCGTGGGCTTCAACACCTCGATGGCCTCAGGCGCCAAACGGGCCGCAGACGCCACCGGTGTGGACGTCCGCGACTACGACGTGATCTACAAGCTGCTGGAAGACATCCAGATGGCGATGGAAGGCCTGCTGGAGCCGGAAATGGTCGAAGAGTCTCTGGGCGAAGCCGAGGTTCGGGCCGTGTTCACGATCGGCAAGAGCGCCGTGGCTGGTTGTTATGTCACCAACGGCAAGTTGCAACGCAACTGCAAGGTGCGGGTGCATCGCGGCAAGGAGATTGTTTTTGCGGGCGATCTCGACTCTCTGCGTCGCAACAAGGACGACGTCAAGGAGGTCGCCACCGGCTTCGAGTGCGGTGTGGGCTGCGATCGCTTCGCGAACTGGCAGGAAGGCGACCGGATTGAGGGCTTCAAGATGGTGACCCAGCGCAGAAAGCTCAGCACCTGA
- a CDS encoding DUF3493 domain-containing protein, which translates to MSSPLGDQKGKGTLDPALRQRLLQESRTPWRGLRRLLWLALFGSAGLGSAVMALRLSSGNDVPLGDLGIQLGALLLFAGLLWFDRSRID; encoded by the coding sequence GTGAGCAGTCCCTTGGGCGATCAGAAGGGCAAAGGCACACTGGATCCTGCGCTCCGGCAGCGCTTGCTCCAGGAATCACGCACTCCCTGGCGGGGGCTCCGTCGGCTCCTCTGGCTCGCCCTCTTCGGGTCCGCTGGTCTGGGGAGCGCTGTCATGGCCCTGCGCCTCAGCAGCGGCAACGACGTTCCGCTCGGAGATCTCGGCATCCAACTCGGAGCTCTTCTTCTCTTCGCTGGATTGCTCTGGTTCGACCGCTCCCGCATCGACTGA
- a CDS encoding DUF389 domain-containing protein, translating into MRSSEPSRLDRLSRGNQRDAALNEAFVVLSIGASLIATLGLLANSADVVIGAMVVAPWIKPLRAGAFAVLLGDVPLLIRALRTLLLGVGTTLVLAALLGTVAGLPQFGSEVMARTSPNLLNLGIALVAGALATYANLSRDAVSSLAGTAIAVALVPPVCVMGLLLAHQHWALATGAGLLFATNLLGVLTGGMVLMAWKDPLLRQQLRRSHLSVANFALTGLLLIPLGTSFLGLLRNARRESTRETVQLTIETFLKRQTVTFGEGKEVELEKLEIDWDPNPPVIRALVRVTDPTLPTFKQVSAVQEEINRRQLYRFQLVVQRTAVDVVGPEEAPNPSTVAEDSVLQSIPPTFPPLLSPPPLPAAPPEQQQGN; encoded by the coding sequence ATGCGCAGCAGTGAACCGTCCCGACTGGATCGCCTGAGCCGGGGGAATCAGCGCGATGCGGCCCTCAATGAGGCCTTTGTCGTTCTTTCCATCGGCGCCAGCCTGATTGCCACGCTGGGCCTTCTGGCTAACAGCGCCGATGTAGTGATCGGGGCCATGGTCGTGGCCCCATGGATCAAACCCCTGCGAGCCGGCGCCTTTGCCGTGCTTCTCGGCGACGTTCCGCTCCTGATCCGGGCGCTACGGACCCTCCTGCTGGGCGTCGGCACCACTTTGGTGTTGGCTGCGCTTCTGGGCACGGTGGCCGGTTTGCCCCAGTTCGGCAGTGAGGTGATGGCTCGCACATCGCCCAACCTGCTCAATCTGGGGATTGCCTTGGTGGCCGGTGCGCTGGCCACCTACGCCAATCTCAGCAGGGATGCGGTGAGCTCCCTGGCGGGTACGGCGATCGCGGTGGCTCTTGTGCCTCCGGTCTGCGTGATGGGCCTGCTCCTAGCGCATCAGCATTGGGCGCTGGCGACCGGGGCTGGTTTGCTCTTTGCGACCAACCTGCTGGGTGTGCTCACCGGTGGCATGGTCTTGATGGCCTGGAAGGATCCACTTCTGCGGCAACAACTGCGTCGCAGTCACCTGAGCGTGGCCAACTTTGCCCTCACAGGCTTGCTCTTGATTCCCCTGGGAACGAGCTTCCTGGGGCTACTACGAAATGCCAGGCGGGAAAGTACCCGCGAAACGGTGCAGCTCACGATCGAGACCTTTCTCAAACGCCAAACCGTGACCTTCGGCGAGGGCAAGGAAGTGGAGCTGGAGAAATTGGAGATCGATTGGGATCCAAACCCGCCAGTCATTCGTGCACTCGTACGCGTCACCGATCCGACACTGCCGACCTTCAAACAAGTGTCGGCTGTTCAGGAGGAAATCAACCGGCGTCAGCTTTATCGCTTCCAACTGGTGGTGCAACGTACTGCGGTGGATGTGGTGGGCCCTGAAGAAGCACCCAATCCGAGCACGGTTGCTGAAGACAGCGTGTTGCAATCCATCCCACCAACCTTCCCACCGTTGCTTTCTCCGCCACCACTGCCGGCTGCACCGCCGGAGCAGCAGCAGGGCAACTGA
- the psbA gene encoding photosystem II q(b) protein produces MTTTIQQRSGANGWQSFCEWVTSTNNRLYVGWFGVLMIPTLLAATTCFIVAFIAAPPVDIDGIREPVAGSLIYGNNIISGAVVPSSNAIGLHFYPIWEAASLDEWLYNGGPYQLVVFHFLIGIFCYMGREWELSYRLGMRPWICVAYSAPVAAASAVFLVYPFGQGSFSDGMPLGISGTFNFMLVFQAEHNILMHPFHMLGVAGVFGGSLFSAMHGSLVTSSLVRETTESESQNYGYKFGQEEETYNIVAAHGYFGRLIFQYASFNNSRSLHFFLAAWPVVGIWFTALGVSTMAFNLNGFNFNQSILDGQGRVLNTWADVLNRANLGMEVMHERNAHNFPLDLAAAESTPVALQAPAIG; encoded by the coding sequence ATGACCACCACCATTCAGCAGCGCTCCGGCGCCAATGGCTGGCAGTCCTTCTGCGAGTGGGTCACCTCCACCAACAACCGCCTCTATGTGGGCTGGTTCGGCGTGCTGATGATCCCCACCCTGCTGGCTGCCACCACCTGCTTCATCGTTGCGTTCATCGCAGCTCCCCCCGTCGACATCGACGGCATCCGTGAGCCCGTCGCCGGCTCCCTGATCTACGGCAACAACATCATCTCTGGTGCTGTTGTGCCTTCCTCCAACGCCATCGGCCTGCACTTCTATCCCATCTGGGAAGCTGCCTCCCTCGATGAGTGGCTCTACAACGGCGGTCCTTACCAGCTGGTTGTGTTCCACTTCCTGATCGGCATCTTCTGCTACATGGGCCGCGAGTGGGAACTCTCCTACCGCCTCGGCATGCGCCCCTGGATCTGTGTCGCTTACAGCGCTCCTGTGGCTGCTGCTTCTGCTGTGTTCCTGGTGTACCCCTTCGGTCAGGGTTCCTTCTCTGACGGCATGCCCCTCGGCATCTCCGGCACCTTCAACTTCATGCTGGTGTTCCAGGCTGAGCACAACATCCTGATGCACCCCTTCCACATGCTGGGTGTGGCTGGTGTGTTCGGTGGCTCCCTGTTCTCCGCCATGCACGGCTCCCTGGTGACCTCCTCCCTGGTGCGTGAGACCACTGAGAGCGAGTCCCAGAACTACGGCTACAAGTTCGGCCAAGAAGAAGAGACCTACAACATCGTGGCTGCTCACGGTTACTTCGGTCGCCTGATCTTCCAATACGCCTCCTTCAACAACAGCCGCAGCCTTCACTTCTTCCTGGCTGCCTGGCCTGTGGTCGGCATCTGGTTCACCGCCCTGGGCGTCAGCACCATGGCCTTCAACCTGAACGGTTTCAACTTCAACCAGTCCATCCTTGATGGTCAGGGCCGCGTCCTGAACACCTGGGCTGATGTGCTGAACCGCGCCAACCTCGGCATGGAAGTGATGCACGAGCGCAACGCTCACAACTTCCCCCTCGACCTGGCTGCTGCTGAGTCCACCCCCGTGGCTCTGCAGGCTCCCGCCATCGGCTGA
- a CDS encoding aspartoacylase → MVLPFDCIFGDAGLTGGGGMVGPRVLVVAGTHGNEVNAPWLLQQWERSPGLLEPHGLDVVPVIGNPEAQRLGRRYVDRDLNRSFRPEWLEPNASAPQDQEIDRARALLHRYGPGGSEACVLALDLHSTTAAMGSSLVVYGRRLPDLALAAALQARLGLPIYLHEGDPAQQGFLVERWPCGLVIEIGPVPQMVLSARIIEQTQLVLQAALHLIAAAWNGRMLTPERLVVHRHLGSLDLPRDPQGRANALIHPELQGRDWSPLRRGDPLFLTAAGDTISYSGPEGVVPLFINEAAYAEKAIALSVTSKEEWPLSPEAPGALQDLLICAQRGEPL, encoded by the coding sequence ATGGTGCTTCCTTTTGACTGCATTTTCGGCGACGCTGGCCTTACCGGAGGAGGAGGGATGGTGGGGCCGCGGGTGTTGGTGGTGGCAGGGACCCATGGCAACGAGGTCAACGCCCCTTGGCTGCTGCAGCAGTGGGAGCGCTCTCCCGGCCTGCTGGAGCCACATGGCTTGGATGTGGTGCCCGTGATCGGCAATCCGGAGGCCCAGCGCCTGGGTCGCCGTTATGTCGACCGCGATCTGAACCGGAGCTTCCGCCCCGAATGGCTGGAGCCGAATGCGTCTGCGCCCCAGGACCAGGAAATCGACCGGGCCCGTGCGTTGCTGCATCGCTATGGCCCTGGAGGCTCTGAGGCCTGCGTTCTCGCCCTGGATCTGCACAGCACCACGGCGGCCATGGGCAGCTCGCTGGTGGTGTACGGCCGGCGTCTGCCGGATCTGGCTCTGGCCGCGGCTCTCCAGGCCAGGCTCGGCCTACCGATCTACCTGCACGAAGGGGATCCCGCTCAACAGGGTTTCCTGGTGGAGCGTTGGCCCTGCGGTCTGGTGATTGAAATCGGTCCTGTGCCGCAGATGGTGTTGTCGGCGCGCATCATTGAGCAGACCCAGCTTGTGCTTCAAGCCGCCCTCCACTTGATTGCTGCCGCCTGGAACGGGCGCATGCTCACCCCAGAGCGCTTGGTGGTGCACCGCCATCTCGGCAGTCTCGACCTGCCTCGTGATCCGCAGGGGCGCGCCAATGCCCTAATTCATCCTGAGCTACAGGGGCGCGATTGGTCGCCGTTGCGCCGCGGTGATCCTCTGTTTCTGACGGCCGCCGGCGACACGATCAGCTATTCGGGTCCAGAGGGCGTGGTGCCCTTGTTCATCAATGAGGCGGCCTATGCCGAAAAAGCCATTGCTCTTAGCGTCACCTCAAAAGAGGAATGGCCCCTGAGCCCGGAGGCGCCAGGGGCTTTGCAGGATCTGCTGATCTGCGCTCAGCGGGGGGAGCCGTTGTAG
- a CDS encoding glutathione S-transferase C-terminal domain-containing protein, which yields MAIPPAIVAGARAGWHWQWKRLMQGLAPADAAGHYRRPASDRSAVEAPDSADLAGRSEAALPRLIVGRSCPWAHRTWLVHRLRRLESTLTLLMARADHREGRWRLDPGWLHCDTLLQLYQHCGCPPSHRATVPALVDPGRNSEHPARLLGNDSAGLCLALNRWPAPHDAPDLAPEPLRAAIERWQTLLQPLVNDGVYRCGFARTQAAYDQASAALFEALQEVEQALSGAGPWLCGEQLTLADVRLFPTLIRWEAVYAPLFGCTAQPLWTLPALWRWRQRFYALPGVADTCDASVWRHDYFGALFPLHPSGIIPAGLELSKLVKAVPPDSE from the coding sequence ATGGCGATTCCGCCCGCAATCGTGGCCGGGGCACGCGCCGGTTGGCACTGGCAGTGGAAGCGGCTGATGCAGGGCCTGGCCCCAGCTGACGCCGCTGGCCACTACCGAAGACCGGCCAGCGATCGCAGCGCGGTGGAGGCTCCCGATTCAGCCGACCTGGCCGGGCGCAGCGAGGCCGCCCTGCCCAGGTTGATCGTGGGACGCAGTTGCCCCTGGGCCCATCGCACCTGGCTGGTGCATCGCCTGCGTCGTCTTGAGAGCACCCTCACCCTGCTGATGGCACGGGCCGACCATCGCGAAGGTCGCTGGCGCCTGGATCCAGGCTGGCTGCACTGCGACACTCTGTTGCAGCTCTATCAACACTGCGGTTGCCCGCCCAGCCATCGGGCCACCGTGCCCGCCCTCGTGGATCCGGGCCGCAACAGCGAGCATCCGGCCCGGCTGCTTGGCAATGACAGCGCTGGCCTCTGCCTGGCCCTGAACCGATGGCCAGCCCCGCACGACGCTCCCGACCTGGCACCAGAACCACTGCGTGCCGCGATTGAGCGTTGGCAGACGCTCTTGCAACCACTGGTGAATGACGGCGTCTACCGCTGCGGATTCGCGCGCACCCAGGCGGCCTATGACCAGGCCAGCGCCGCTCTCTTTGAAGCCCTGCAGGAGGTGGAGCAGGCCCTGAGTGGCGCTGGTCCCTGGCTCTGCGGTGAACAACTCACCCTGGCGGATGTGCGCCTTTTCCCCACCCTGATCCGCTGGGAAGCGGTCTATGCCCCCCTGTTCGGCTGCACCGCCCAACCCCTCTGGACCCTGCCGGCACTCTGGCGCTGGCGACAGCGCTTCTATGCACTACCAGGGGTGGCCGACACCTGCGATGCCAGCGTCTGGCGTCACGATTACTTCGGCGCCCTGTTTCCGCTCCATCCCAGCGGCATCATTCCCGCGGGCCTCGAACTGAGCAAACTGGTGAAGGCCGTTCCGCCTGACTCAGAATGA
- a CDS encoding DUF2301 domain-containing membrane protein produces the protein MSEPSTSAPEHDVFEGVYGRYRITAEDAREVQRYRQSLLLSGIAFVGGMGQWMAWGPAHVGLWLLPMAMGLGLALHWIHIYLRPLHRALQGLWGIGCVGLSWLALQSGSEPMLASVRAEPVWIWAIGPFFAALAGVGFKEFFCFRRPEAIGLTLLLPMALLGYLSGLMGAAMSGGLLALAAVLQLVLALRKFGGPAAADVGDKSVFAYLEAQRMAGSA, from the coding sequence ATGAGTGAGCCATCCACCAGTGCCCCTGAACACGACGTGTTCGAGGGTGTCTACGGCCGTTACCGCATCACCGCTGAGGATGCCCGAGAGGTTCAGCGTTACAGGCAATCGCTGCTGCTATCCGGGATTGCCTTTGTCGGTGGCATGGGGCAATGGATGGCCTGGGGGCCAGCCCATGTGGGGCTCTGGCTTCTGCCGATGGCCATGGGTCTCGGCCTGGCCCTGCACTGGATTCACATCTACCTGCGTCCGTTGCACCGCGCGCTGCAGGGTCTCTGGGGGATCGGCTGCGTCGGCCTGAGCTGGCTGGCACTGCAGAGCGGCTCGGAACCGATGCTCGCCAGCGTCAGGGCCGAACCGGTGTGGATCTGGGCGATCGGCCCCTTCTTCGCCGCCCTGGCCGGCGTGGGCTTCAAAGAGTTCTTCTGCTTCCGCCGCCCTGAAGCGATCGGCCTCACCCTGCTGTTACCCATGGCCCTCCTGGGGTATCTGAGCGGCCTGATGGGTGCGGCGATGAGCGGCGGTCTACTGGCGCTGGCGGCCGTGCTGCAACTGGTGCTGGCCCTGCGCAAATTCGGGGGGCCGGCTGCTGCGGATGTGGGCGATAAGAGCGTGTTTGCTTATCTGGAAGCACAGCGGATGGCCGGGAGCGCGTGA
- a CDS encoding ABC-F family ATP-binding cassette domain-containing protein, translating into MSLISLVGAAKDFGIRTLFADLTLHVGDRDRLGLIGPNGAGKSTLLKVLAGVEPLGSGERRCSPRLRIELVGQESAVQPGLTVLEQVLAGCGEKRDLLLRFNALSEAVAANPHDGALLSALGQLSERMDEAEAWGLEQQCQEVLQRLGISDLQRPVEALSGGYRKRVSLASALVACPDVLLLDEPTNHLDAAAVEWLQSWLDRYPGAVVLVTHDRYVLDRVTNRMVEVERGEARSYAGNYSTYLQRKAEQDAADAASAASFKSVLRRELAWLRQGPKARSTKQKARLQRIEAMREAPTRQARKQLEMTSVSRRIGKIAIEAEQIRVTADGTPDGTVLLEDFSYSFSPEDRVGIIGPNGSGKSTLLDLIAGRRQPSSGQLRLGDTVHLGYLDQHTEALSSGKGLERKVIDFVEEAASRIDLGSEQLSASQLLERFLFPPAQQHSPLSKLSGGERRRLTLCRLLIQAPNVLLLDEPTNDLDVQTLSVLEDLLEDFRGCVVVVSHDRYFLDRTVDRLFCFEQGRLERFDGNYSAFLDQQREQERLASQERPSPSRRPEAQASSAKADQKPRRRSFKESRELEALDRELPELEQRKAALESALSTARSDDLTRLSEELAAVHQQLEQTEERWLELSELAP; encoded by the coding sequence GTGAGTCTGATCAGCCTGGTGGGGGCGGCGAAGGATTTCGGCATTCGCACGCTCTTTGCCGATCTCACCCTGCATGTCGGCGACCGGGACCGGCTGGGGCTGATCGGCCCGAACGGGGCTGGAAAGTCCACCCTGCTCAAAGTGCTGGCGGGGGTGGAGCCCCTGGGGTCCGGGGAACGCCGCTGCTCGCCGCGCCTGCGGATCGAACTGGTGGGGCAGGAGAGTGCCGTGCAACCGGGGCTGACCGTGCTCGAGCAGGTGCTCGCCGGCTGCGGTGAAAAGCGTGATCTGTTGCTGCGCTTCAACGCCCTCAGTGAAGCGGTGGCGGCCAACCCCCACGACGGAGCCCTGTTGTCGGCGTTGGGCCAGCTGAGTGAGCGCATGGATGAGGCGGAGGCCTGGGGCCTGGAGCAGCAATGCCAGGAAGTGCTGCAGCGCCTGGGGATCAGCGATCTGCAACGGCCGGTGGAAGCCCTCTCGGGGGGGTATCGCAAACGGGTCAGCCTGGCGTCAGCCCTGGTGGCCTGCCCAGACGTGCTGCTGCTGGATGAACCCACCAACCACCTCGATGCGGCTGCAGTGGAATGGCTGCAGTCGTGGCTTGATCGCTATCCGGGCGCCGTGGTGCTGGTCACCCACGACCGCTACGTGCTCGATCGAGTCACCAACCGGATGGTGGAAGTGGAACGGGGTGAGGCCCGCAGCTACGCCGGCAACTACAGCACCTACCTGCAACGCAAAGCGGAGCAGGACGCGGCGGATGCGGCCTCTGCGGCCAGCTTCAAAAGCGTGCTGCGCCGCGAGCTGGCCTGGTTGCGCCAGGGCCCGAAGGCGCGAAGCACCAAACAGAAAGCGCGGTTGCAGCGGATCGAAGCGATGCGGGAAGCGCCAACCCGCCAGGCCCGCAAGCAGCTGGAGATGACAAGCGTGAGCCGGCGCATCGGCAAGATCGCCATCGAAGCGGAGCAGATTCGAGTCACCGCCGATGGGACACCGGATGGCACCGTGCTGCTGGAGGACTTCAGCTACAGCTTCAGCCCGGAGGATCGGGTCGGCATCATCGGTCCGAATGGCAGCGGCAAATCGACCCTGCTCGATCTGATCGCTGGACGACGACAACCCAGCTCCGGCCAGTTACGCCTGGGCGACACCGTGCACCTTGGCTATCTCGATCAGCACACCGAGGCCCTCAGCAGCGGCAAGGGCCTGGAGCGCAAGGTGATCGACTTCGTGGAGGAAGCGGCCAGCCGCATCGATCTGGGCAGCGAGCAGCTCAGCGCTTCCCAGCTGCTCGAGCGTTTTCTGTTTCCACCAGCCCAACAGCACAGCCCCCTCAGCAAGCTCTCGGGAGGGGAGCGGCGGCGGCTGACCCTCTGCCGCTTGCTGATCCAGGCGCCGAATGTGCTGTTGCTCGACGAGCCCACCAATGATCTCGACGTGCAGACCCTGAGCGTGCTCGAGGATCTGCTGGAAGATTTCCGCGGCTGTGTGGTGGTGGTCTCTCACGATCGCTATTTCCTCGACCGCACGGTCGACCGCCTGTTCTGCTTCGAGCAGGGTCGTCTGGAGCGCTTTGACGGCAACTACAGCGCCTTCCTGGACCAGCAGCGGGAGCAGGAACGGCTGGCCAGTCAAGAGCGACCCAGCCCCAGCCGCCGCCCCGAGGCGCAAGCATCCTCAGCGAAGGCAGACCAGAAGCCACGGCGGCGCAGTTTCAAGGAATCGCGCGAACTGGAAGCCCTCGACCGGGAGCTGCCTGAGCTGGAGCAACGCAAGGCCGCACTGGAATCGGCACTCAGCACTGCACGAAGCGACGACCTCACCCGACTGAGCGAAGAACTCGCCGCCGTGCACCAGCAGCTGGAGCAAACCGAAGAACGCTGGCTGGAGCTCAGCGAACTGGCTCCCTGA